In the genome of Ktedonobacteraceae bacterium, one region contains:
- a CDS encoding protein-L-isoaspartate(D-aspartate) O-methyltransferase has protein sequence MAEDLGIQRQQMIEALRKSGVHDERLLSVIASTPRELFVDEAQARLAYEDRALPIAMGQTISQPLMVALMTQALQLRGHERVLEIGTGSGYQTAILAQLAAHIYSVERFPQLAYTAAKRLSQLGVQNVSIFVGDGSLGRPESAPYDRILVTAAAPEIPMHLLAQLVNWGILVIPVGSQERQELLVVHHAPWGPEIRSLGTCVFVPLVGAKGWNK, from the coding sequence ATGGCTGAAGACCTTGGAATACAACGCCAACAGATGATAGAAGCACTCCGCAAGTCAGGTGTGCATGATGAACGTCTTCTCTCCGTTATCGCAAGCACACCACGCGAGCTATTTGTCGATGAGGCGCAAGCTCGTCTCGCGTATGAAGACCGCGCATTGCCCATTGCCATGGGCCAGACAATCTCTCAACCCTTGATGGTCGCTTTAATGACACAGGCCCTGCAACTGCGTGGCCATGAGCGTGTGCTGGAAATCGGCACCGGCTCTGGCTACCAGACGGCTATCCTGGCTCAGTTGGCAGCCCATATCTACAGCGTCGAGCGTTTCCCGCAGCTTGCTTATACGGCAGCTAAGCGCCTATCGCAGCTTGGAGTGCAAAACGTGTCTATCTTTGTTGGTGATGGTTCATTAGGCCGGCCCGAATCAGCACCCTATGATCGCATTCTAGTCACCGCAGCTGCCCCGGAAATCCCTATGCACCTTTTGGCTCAGCTTGTGAACTGGGGGATCTTAGTAATACCTGTCGGCAGCCAGGAACGCCAGGAATTACTCGTCGTCCACCATGCACCCTGGGGCCCGGAGATACGCTCGTTAGGGACCTGCGTCTTTGTCCCTCTAGTCGGGGCAAAAGGCTGGAATAAGTAA
- a CDS encoding ATP-binding protein, whose translation MQPESRVTESAYHPLIEQDEDRLSALRHQMEFLNTIGKRFVAAIDRFQVHRALLATLQELYSFSACSILLKGDPIELSIIPRYPLSSTFLQEIFAKLARAASVIDFPKVSAPELAAVADLDAPDEFSSLHADAAHVASSVGDSLTIPLTVENRIIGMLSLFDEREGAFDRDLLQLTTMIADYAAVALENVRLHEREMALWHSAELERHRLERIISSMAEGLLITDARGTITSLNRSARELFAQTQIDVEQETPTSLRELAASSNVSWLSDLAGIVEQALIGNTVMNRELIAGISGENVPLTLSISAAPLHDASVSPIRPVGVVAVLNDITYHKQIEKLKDEFVSVVSHELRTPLTAIKGYTQHLMRRIERRLREVRQVQKKSGSLAEPPESYDLRSLHIVQSQTEHLERLVNDLLDLSRVQWGELHLQYSNFHLADLLSERVRQAQVSAEQHTIYLDIQVLDSKVVADQARISQVVGNILDNAVKFSPQGRQVTVKLEEQNNEYLISVIDEGIGVSPEYFDHIFERFYRVRNTASRQYSGIGLGLFVARAIVEAHGGRIWLSSNQGAGSTFYFTLPRAPKTSTLQLG comes from the coding sequence GTGCAGCCAGAATCGAGGGTAACGGAAAGCGCGTATCACCCCCTCATTGAACAAGATGAGGATCGGCTCAGCGCTCTTCGTCACCAGATGGAATTTCTCAATACCATTGGGAAGCGTTTTGTCGCGGCGATTGATCGGTTTCAGGTTCATCGTGCGCTCCTTGCCACTTTACAAGAACTCTACAGTTTCTCGGCCTGTTCCATCCTGTTAAAAGGCGACCCGATAGAACTCTCCATCATTCCTCGTTACCCCCTCAGCAGCACATTTTTACAAGAAATTTTTGCCAAGCTCGCACGTGCCGCCAGTGTGATCGATTTTCCAAAGGTGTCGGCCCCTGAACTGGCCGCAGTTGCCGACCTGGATGCGCCGGATGAATTTAGCTCCTTACATGCCGATGCTGCGCACGTAGCAAGTAGCGTCGGTGATTCCCTCACTATTCCCCTGACCGTGGAGAATCGTATCATTGGCATGCTGAGCCTCTTTGACGAGCGCGAGGGCGCTTTCGATAGAGATCTGCTACAACTCACGACGATGATTGCCGATTATGCTGCTGTCGCCCTGGAGAATGTGCGCCTGCACGAACGCGAGATGGCGCTCTGGCACTCGGCGGAATTGGAACGTCATCGCCTCGAGCGCATTATCAGCAGTATGGCGGAAGGATTGCTGATTACCGATGCGAGGGGTACAATCACTTCCTTGAATCGCTCGGCCCGTGAATTGTTTGCGCAGACGCAAATAGATGTAGAGCAGGAAACTCCAACCTCATTACGCGAACTGGCCGCCAGCAGTAACGTGAGCTGGTTATCTGACCTGGCCGGAATTGTTGAACAGGCCTTGATAGGCAATACGGTGATGAATCGAGAGTTGATCGCCGGTATCAGTGGGGAGAATGTTCCGCTCACGCTGAGTATCAGCGCCGCGCCGTTGCACGATGCAAGTGTCTCTCCTATACGTCCTGTGGGTGTGGTGGCCGTTCTAAACGATATTACCTATCATAAGCAGATCGAAAAACTGAAGGACGAGTTTGTCTCGGTTGTTTCACACGAGCTACGCACGCCATTAACGGCCATCAAGGGTTACACGCAGCACCTAATGCGGCGCATCGAGCGACGCTTACGCGAGGTGCGGCAGGTACAGAAGAAGTCGGGTTCACTGGCTGAGCCGCCGGAAAGCTATGACCTGCGCAGCCTGCATATTGTGCAGAGCCAGACCGAGCATCTCGAGCGGTTGGTGAATGATCTGCTCGATCTTTCACGAGTACAATGGGGGGAGCTGCACCTGCAATATTCCAACTTCCACCTTGCCGATTTGTTGTCAGAGCGCGTGCGACAGGCCCAGGTAAGCGCGGAGCAGCATACTATTTACCTTGATATCCAGGTGCTTGATAGCAAAGTGGTGGCCGATCAGGCCCGTATTAGCCAGGTTGTCGGCAATATCCTGGATAATGCGGTGAAGTTCTCACCGCAGGGCCGGCAGGTAACGGTCAAATTGGAAGAGCAAAATAACGAATACCTGATCAGCGTGATCGATGAGGGCATTGGTGTGAGTCCGGAGTATTTCGATCACATTTTTGAGCGTTTCTATCGTGTGCGCAATACGGCCAGCCGGCAATATTCGGGCATCGGCCTGGGCCTGTTTGTCGCGCGCGCGATTGTCGAGGCTCACGGCGGGCGCATCTGGCTCTCGAGCAATCAAGGCGCGGGAAGCACTTTTTACTTTACATTGCCAAGGGCTCCAAAGACCAGTACGTTGCAGTTAGGTTAA
- a CDS encoding biotin--[acetyl-CoA-carboxylase] ligase: MQGVSLALGTLQRHLTTHLIGVGDRLVYLPTVASTNSLAMQLAFERPDEGLVVLTDNQTAGKGRQGHRWVDVPGWNILSSTVLRPEFPPHLLIMVASLAVVDAIAETAHIAATIKWPNDVLIGERKVAGILIETSRDPWGRVVAVVGIGINVNGHIQDMSQKLSSQASLLVNATTLETECGHQLSREILLAHLLQHIENDYLALQQEAAGTSPAQMPASMPSARLLRERWKGRLSTLGRAITVRQGDSVINGIAENVDENGELLLRNHSGALISITWGTLEYAAR, encoded by the coding sequence GTGCAGGGCGTTTCGCTCGCTTTAGGAACTCTTCAGCGTCATCTTACTACTCATTTGATCGGAGTTGGAGACCGGTTGGTCTATCTTCCAACCGTAGCATCAACAAATTCGTTGGCTATGCAGCTGGCTTTTGAAAGGCCAGACGAAGGGCTGGTGGTGCTTACTGATAATCAAACCGCTGGAAAAGGCAGGCAAGGTCACCGGTGGGTAGATGTGCCAGGATGGAATATCCTTTCTTCCACTGTACTGCGACCAGAATTCCCGCCTCACTTGCTCATAATGGTTGCTTCGCTTGCTGTCGTTGACGCGATCGCTGAAACCGCTCATATAGCTGCCACTATCAAATGGCCTAACGATGTTCTCATTGGAGAGCGAAAAGTTGCCGGTATTTTGATTGAAACCAGCCGTGATCCCTGGGGCCGCGTGGTTGCCGTCGTCGGAATAGGAATCAACGTCAACGGGCATATTCAGGATATGTCACAGAAGCTCTCTTCGCAGGCGTCTCTGCTGGTCAATGCAACCACCCTTGAGACAGAGTGCGGTCACCAGCTCAGCCGAGAGATTCTCCTGGCTCACCTGTTGCAGCATATTGAAAACGACTACCTTGCTTTGCAACAGGAAGCAGCAGGAACAAGTCCGGCGCAAATGCCAGCTTCTATGCCTTCCGCTCGGTTGCTTCGAGAGCGATGGAAAGGCCGATTATCAACCCTTGGACGCGCTATTACCGTCCGGCAAGGAGATTCCGTAATCAACGGGATCGCTGAGAATGTGGATGAGAATGGAGAGCTGTTACTCCGTAACCATTCAGGAGCATTGATCAGTATTACCTGGGGAACATTGGAGTATGCTGCCAGGTAA
- the lysS gene encoding lysine--tRNA ligase, translated as MAEEREIRLQRLRELRERGINPYPNRVERTHTIAEVLRHFDEWQGPEGSFTLVGRIRSMRDQGKITFAHIEDGTGRIQVFFRINDIGEDAYNTLKLLDIGDFVQVSGFLFTTKRGERTLHVRDFRIISKGLRPLPEKYHGLEDVELRQRKRYLDLIANGEEARQVFIIRSRTISAMRRYLDDHGFIEVETPILQPLYGGATARPFITHHNALDRDLYLRIAVELYLKRLIIGGFERVYEIGRDFRNEGIDRSHNPEFTMMECYQAYADYNDIMDLVENMICSIAQEVKGSPRITYQGTEIDLTPPWPRYRLLDAIEEFTGIDVNRFQTRESLATEMRKHGYEADPKVGRGRLIDDLKSAMFRSGIPVLRQALFLTDYPLDISPLAKHHREIPGMVERFQPFIGGLEMGNAFTELNDPLDQRTRFEDQMRQRAQGDDEAQVLDEDYLEAMEIGMPPTGGLGIGIDRLTMLLTDKESIRDVILFPTMRKTAEEQ; from the coding sequence ATGGCCGAAGAACGTGAAATACGATTACAGCGCCTGCGCGAGTTGCGCGAGCGGGGCATCAACCCCTATCCCAACCGCGTTGAGCGCACGCACACTATCGCAGAAGTGCTGCGACATTTTGATGAATGGCAAGGACCCGAGGGTTCCTTTACCCTTGTTGGACGCATCCGTTCCATGCGCGACCAGGGCAAGATTACCTTCGCGCATATCGAAGATGGCACCGGACGCATCCAGGTCTTCTTCCGCATTAACGACATTGGAGAAGATGCCTATAATACCCTGAAATTACTGGATATTGGTGACTTCGTGCAGGTGAGCGGTTTCCTTTTCACCACAAAGAGAGGCGAGCGCACCCTGCATGTGCGCGATTTTCGCATCATCAGCAAGGGGTTGCGCCCATTACCCGAAAAGTATCATGGGCTTGAGGACGTGGAACTGCGCCAGCGCAAGCGTTACCTGGATTTGATCGCCAATGGCGAAGAGGCCAGGCAGGTCTTCATTATTCGCAGTCGCACGATCTCTGCCATGCGCCGTTACCTGGACGATCATGGCTTCATCGAGGTCGAAACCCCCATCCTGCAGCCCCTTTATGGTGGCGCTACCGCCCGTCCTTTCATCACACATCATAATGCCTTAGATCGTGATTTATATCTGCGTATCGCTGTAGAGCTATATCTCAAACGCTTAATTATTGGTGGCTTTGAGCGCGTCTATGAAATTGGCCGTGATTTTCGCAATGAGGGTATCGACCGCAGCCATAACCCTGAATTTACAATGATGGAATGCTATCAAGCCTATGCTGACTATAACGATATCATGGATCTGGTCGAGAATATGATTTGCTCTATCGCCCAGGAAGTAAAGGGCTCGCCGCGCATCACGTACCAGGGAACCGAAATTGATCTTACCCCTCCCTGGCCGCGCTATCGCCTGCTCGACGCCATCGAGGAGTTTACAGGCATCGACGTCAATCGCTTCCAGACAAGGGAAAGTCTGGCGACAGAGATGCGCAAGCATGGCTACGAAGCTGACCCCAAAGTTGGCCGCGGTCGCTTGATCGACGACCTCAAGAGCGCGATGTTCCGCAGCGGCATTCCGGTGTTGCGCCAGGCCCTGTTCCTGACCGATTATCCGCTGGATATCTCTCCCCTGGCCAAGCATCACCGCGAGATTCCAGGGATGGTCGAGCGCTTCCAGCCCTTCATCGGCGGCCTGGAAATGGGCAATGCCTTTACCGAATTGAATGATCCACTCGATCAACGCACTCGTTTCGAAGACCAGATGCGCCAGCGTGCCCAGGGCGACGATGAAGCCCAGGTGCTCGACGAAGATTACCTGGAGGCAATGGAGATTGGCATGCCCCCTACAGGCGGTCTAGGCATTGGCATCGACCGCCTGACCATGCTTCTTACCGATAAAGAGTCCATTCGCGACGTAATCCTGTTCCCGACGATGCGTAAGACAGCAGAAGAGCAATAG
- a CDS encoding DUF433 domain-containing protein, producing the protein MAIERTPHPHIIRDSAIYGGEPIIEGTRTGVRHVILLFQSGKDPEEIANIHRLTLAQVYDALSYYYDNDAEIEHYIHNETWA; encoded by the coding sequence ATGGCAATCGAACGAACACCTCATCCACATATTATTCGTGATTCGGCTATTTACGGTGGGGAACCTATTATCGAGGGAACGCGCACCGGTGTGCGCCATGTCATTCTACTGTTCCAGTCGGGAAAAGACCCCGAGGAAATCGCTAATATTCATCGCCTGACATTGGCACAGGTCTACGATGCCCTGAGCTATTACTACGATAACGATGCCGAGATCGAACACTACATCCACAACGAGACATGGGCATGA
- the greA gene encoding transcription elongation factor GreA, whose protein sequence is METQNVFLTDDGRQRVLNQLEFLRTVRRAEVAQYLHDAKESGDVIDNAAYDDAKNEQARLEGRIMELEQLLARAMPISKVDTDVVSLGSVVRLRTPDEREYCYTIVGAFEANPTAGRISNESPVGKALLGHRVGDLVIVSTPGGVKEYTIISIE, encoded by the coding sequence ATGGAGACACAGAACGTATTCCTAACAGATGACGGACGACAACGAGTACTCAATCAACTTGAGTTCCTGCGCACCGTGAGAAGGGCGGAAGTCGCTCAATATCTACATGATGCGAAGGAATCTGGCGATGTCATCGATAATGCCGCCTATGATGATGCAAAGAACGAGCAGGCCCGCCTGGAAGGGCGTATTATGGAGCTTGAGCAACTGCTGGCGAGGGCGATGCCGATCAGCAAGGTTGATACCGACGTCGTTTCGCTGGGGTCTGTTGTTCGCTTGCGCACCCCCGATGAGCGCGAGTATTGCTATACCATCGTGGGCGCTTTCGAGGCCAATCCGACTGCCGGCCGCATTTCCAATGAATCTCCGGTGGGTAAAGCACTGCTGGGCCATAGAGTAGGCGATCTGGTGATTGTATCTACGCCCGGCGGTGTGAAAGAATATACCATTATCTCCATCGAGTAA
- a CDS encoding phosphatase PAP2 family protein, which yields MKSIIPGIQAEAIRQEPVEVLKSIGSEVRTSNLVFGKTDALVVALASLQLTLLGLLAAWVRKHLVSVQDLRITHILQKKDSRFLHYAALICSYISSPKIMMPIQVPVSLFFWKKHLRLAVVVFAANSFLNEIIKLTIKHFVGRPRPNPALVRVYKRAGGKSFPSGNVASSVTFWGWLFALGLLHLKGRAQKIVLAVPAVIIILVGPSRVYLGDHWVSDVLGGYLLGGSGLALALRAYLKLRKP from the coding sequence ATGAAAAGCATAATTCCCGGTATACAAGCTGAAGCAATTCGGCAAGAGCCTGTTGAAGTATTGAAAAGCATCGGTTCTGAGGTTCGCACCTCGAATCTTGTTTTTGGAAAGACCGATGCATTAGTGGTGGCACTGGCCAGTTTACAGCTTACACTCCTTGGCCTGCTAGCAGCGTGGGTTCGTAAGCATTTAGTTTCTGTGCAGGACTTGAGGATTACGCATATTTTACAAAAAAAGGATTCTCGTTTCTTACACTATGCGGCGCTGATATGTAGTTATATCAGTAGCCCCAAGATCATGATGCCGATTCAGGTTCCAGTTTCGCTTTTTTTCTGGAAGAAGCACCTGCGTTTAGCTGTGGTCGTATTCGCGGCAAACTCTTTCCTGAACGAGATAATCAAATTGACGATAAAACATTTTGTTGGCCGTCCTCGCCCCAATCCGGCGCTTGTGCGCGTCTATAAAAGAGCGGGCGGTAAGAGTTTTCCCAGTGGGAATGTGGCATCATCGGTCACTTTTTGGGGATGGCTATTTGCCCTGGGCCTTCTACACTTGAAAGGCAGGGCGCAGAAAATTGTGTTAGCTGTCCCGGCCGTGATTATAATCCTTGTTGGCCCTTCGCGCGTTTACCTGGGTGACCATTGGGTAAGTGATGTGCTGGGAGGCTACCTGCTAGGCGGGTCAGGGTTAGCGCTGGCGCTGCGGGCTTATTTGAAGTTGAGGAAGCCATGA